One segment of Parvularcula sp. IMCC14364 DNA contains the following:
- a CDS encoding MoxR family ATPase, with amino-acid sequence MKFDGTKDYIATDDLKVAVNAAVTLERPLLIKGEPGTGKTVLAHEMAQALGANLLEWHIKSTTKAQQGLYEYDAVARLRDSQLGEARATDVANYIKRGKLWDAFTAEERPILLIDEIDKADIEFPNDLLQELDRMEFFVYETGETIKARQRPIVVITSNNEKELPDAFLRRCFFHYIKFPDNETMEQIVDVHFPGIKKRLVAEALKIFYQLRETPGLKKKPSTSELLDWLKLLMAEDVDDSVLRERDPRKAIPPLHGALLKNEQDVHLFERLAFLARRDGQ; translated from the coding sequence ATGAAATTTGACGGCACAAAAGATTATATTGCAACAGATGACCTTAAAGTTGCGGTGAATGCTGCTGTTACTCTGGAGCGCCCCCTGCTCATCAAGGGAGAGCCAGGCACGGGCAAAACCGTTCTGGCCCACGAGATGGCGCAGGCGCTCGGCGCTAACCTGCTGGAATGGCATATCAAATCCACAACCAAGGCCCAGCAGGGCCTCTATGAATATGACGCCGTCGCGCGCCTGCGGGACAGTCAGCTGGGTGAAGCGCGGGCGACAGACGTGGCCAACTACATCAAACGCGGCAAATTATGGGACGCCTTCACGGCCGAAGAACGCCCTATCCTGTTGATTGACGAGATCGACAAGGCCGATATCGAGTTTCCGAACGACCTGTTGCAGGAACTCGATCGTATGGAATTCTTCGTTTACGAGACGGGGGAAACGATCAAGGCTCGGCAACGCCCGATCGTGGTGATTACTTCAAATAATGAAAAAGAACTGCCGGACGCGTTTCTGCGGCGCTGTTTCTTTCATTACATCAAGTTTCCCGACAACGAGACGATGGAACAGATTGTTGATGTCCATTTCCCCGGCATCAAGAAACGGCTGGTCGCGGAAGCCCTCAAGATTTTCTATCAGTTGCGCGAAACGCCTGGCCTCAAGAAAAAGCCCTCAACATCCGAATTGCTGGACTGGCTGAAACTCCTGATGGCAGAGGATGTGGACGATTCTGTATTGCGTGAGCGTGATCCGCGCAAGGCGATTCCACCGCTACACGGCGCCCTGCTCAAAAACGAGCAGGATGTGCACCTGTTTGAGCGACTGGCATTTCTGGCACGACGCGACGGACAGTAA
- the gor gene encoding glutathione-disulfide reductase, with the protein MSYDYDLFTIGAGSGGVRASRLASQYGAKVGIAEESRVGGTCVIRGCVPKKFFVYASEFSHAFEDSGPYGWSVGDVSFDWKTLVENKDKNIDRLNGIYITNLEKAGVELFHSRAILKDQHTVHLVGEGRDVTAEKILISAGGTPWTDESIEGHELGITSNEAFHLEELPGSIVVAGGGYIAVEFACIFAGLGVDTTLVYRGPTLLKNFDHDISEQLHKELEHKGIKLELSTIFTKIEKVDGKKHVSLTNGNKLVADQVMWAVGRRPKTVGLGLEKAGVATGHNGAIITDDHHKTSVENIYAIGDVTDRVNLTPVAIREGIAFAESHFNAKPTVMDYDFIPKAVFSQPPIGTVGMTEREARDAGHNVHIYRSDFMPMKNSLSGNPERMLMKLVVDKATDTVLGCHIIGFESPEMIQCLAIAIKHGVKKAEFDATCALHPSAAEEIVTLKVPSNESMVGKKHD; encoded by the coding sequence ATGTCTTATGATTATGATCTGTTTACAATCGGTGCGGGGTCTGGCGGTGTGCGGGCTTCTCGTCTGGCCTCACAATATGGTGCAAAAGTTGGCATTGCGGAAGAAAGTCGGGTAGGCGGCACATGTGTCATTCGTGGCTGTGTGCCGAAGAAATTCTTCGTTTATGCCAGTGAATTTTCCCATGCTTTTGAAGACTCCGGGCCTTATGGCTGGTCGGTTGGCGATGTCAGCTTTGACTGGAAAACCCTTGTCGAGAACAAGGACAAAAATATCGACAGGCTGAACGGGATCTATATCACCAATCTGGAGAAGGCTGGGGTCGAGCTGTTTCATTCACGGGCGATTCTGAAAGATCAGCATACCGTTCACCTTGTTGGTGAAGGGCGTGATGTAACAGCAGAGAAAATTCTCATTTCGGCCGGTGGCACACCCTGGACAGATGAAAGCATTGAGGGGCATGAGCTTGGCATAACTTCGAATGAGGCATTTCATCTGGAAGAACTGCCGGGTAGCATCGTGGTTGCCGGTGGTGGCTATATTGCTGTCGAGTTTGCCTGCATTTTTGCCGGTCTTGGGGTGGATACAACACTGGTCTATCGCGGCCCGACCCTGCTCAAAAACTTTGATCACGATATTTCTGAACAGTTACACAAGGAACTGGAGCACAAGGGAATCAAGCTGGAGCTTTCAACCATCTTTACAAAGATTGAGAAAGTTGATGGCAAGAAGCATGTCTCTCTGACAAATGGTAACAAGCTGGTCGCGGACCAGGTGATGTGGGCCGTGGGGCGTCGTCCCAAAACGGTTGGTCTTGGTCTTGAAAAAGCTGGCGTTGCAACCGGGCATAATGGCGCGATTATCACTGATGATCATCACAAAACCAGCGTTGAGAATATCTATGCTATCGGGGACGTGACAGACCGCGTCAATCTGACACCGGTTGCGATCCGCGAAGGGATTGCCTTTGCGGAGAGCCATTTTAACGCCAAGCCGACGGTCATGGACTACGATTTCATTCCCAAGGCCGTATTCAGCCAACCACCTATCGGCACCGTTGGTATGACAGAGCGTGAAGCGCGCGACGCCGGGCATAACGTCCACATCTACCGCTCTGATTTCATGCCCATGAAAAACTCCCTGTCCGGAAACCCTGAGCGTATGCTGATGAAGCTGGTTGTCGATAAGGCGACCGATACTGTTCTTGGTTGCCACATTATCGGCTTTGAGTCGCCGGAGATGATTCAATGTCTGGCGATCGCGATAAAGCATGGGGTGAAGAAAGCAGAATTCGATGCGACCTGCGCCCTTCACCCTTCCGCTGCAGAAGAAATCGTGACCCTGAAAGTCCCGAGCAATGAGTCCATGGTTGGCAAAAAGCACGACTGA
- a CDS encoding fumarylacetoacetate hydrolase family protein — protein MRDYVIPPPAQPAIPVVGGGWFPVRRIFCIGQNYLADVKELIGDHVKETDDETKSSLPVVFTKPADSICLGGNIPLPLATDNLHYEGELVVAMKDGGSNLSPSAAEEMIYGFAVGCDLTRRDLQEVAKELSGPWDMAKAIDNGAVVGGVMPEKEFWALEEARLMLSVNNDVRQAEDLKAMIKPVWNIISDISRYFEVKAGDLIFTGTPSGVGQLVPGDKVRIGINDLAPVEFWISET, from the coding sequence ATGCGCGACTACGTTATTCCGCCGCCCGCCCAACCGGCGATTCCCGTTGTTGGGGGGGGCTGGTTTCCAGTGCGCCGGATATTTTGTATCGGGCAGAATTATCTGGCCGACGTGAAAGAGTTGATTGGCGACCACGTCAAGGAAACTGATGACGAAACCAAGAGCTCTTTGCCGGTCGTTTTTACGAAACCGGCTGACTCTATCTGTCTCGGGGGCAACATTCCCTTGCCGCTGGCCACAGACAACCTCCATTATGAAGGCGAACTTGTTGTGGCCATGAAGGATGGCGGCAGCAATCTTTCGCCATCTGCAGCAGAAGAGATGATCTATGGCTTTGCAGTCGGCTGTGATCTGACCCGCCGTGATCTGCAGGAAGTTGCCAAGGAATTATCCGGCCCCTGGGATATGGCAAAGGCAATCGACAACGGGGCCGTGGTTGGCGGTGTCATGCCGGAGAAAGAATTCTGGGCGCTTGAAGAAGCGCGTCTCATGTTGTCTGTAAACAATGATGTGCGCCAGGCAGAAGACTTGAAGGCCATGATCAAGCCAGTGTGGAATATCATCTCCGATATTTCCCGTTATTTTGAAGTCAAGGCAGGGGATCTTATTTTTACTGGCACACCGTCCGGTGTGGGGCAGCTTGTGCCGGGTGACAAGGTACGTATCGGCATCAACGACCTGGCACCGGTAGAATTCTGGATCAGTGAAACATGA
- a CDS encoding aspartate aminotransferase family protein, which translates to MTATNEFPTNELMVARRMEACPKGLPSKSGVYAEKAEGAELWDIEGKRYIDFIAGIGVLNVGHRHPKVQAAIKDQLDKVVHTCFGVAQYEPYIQLAERLNALVGKLGGGAAYKTMFMNTGSEATEHVCKFARRVTGRPGLISFEGSFHGRTLLATALTGKAVPYKTGFDPLPGYVFHAPYPNDYKGLSAQGALNCLDHIFETSIRPQDVAGIIIEPVQGEGGFVAAPPEFLKGLRDKCTEHGIMFIADEVQTGFARTGKMFATEHSGVEPDFLVCAKSIAGGLPLSAIVGKADLFDSIPDGGMGSTYGGNPVACAAAIAVLDLIEEEGLIERAEAIGAKVEARWREMQAGFGKGIFGDVRRVGAMAAVEMVEDGDPAKPNTAVAGAIQKTARDKGLITLTAGKKANVIRTHVPLITSDALIDEGMDIFEAAAKEVIG; encoded by the coding sequence ATGACGGCGACGAACGAATTTCCCACCAATGAGTTGATGGTTGCGCGGCGGATGGAGGCTTGTCCAAAAGGCCTGCCATCAAAGTCGGGTGTCTATGCCGAAAAGGCAGAGGGTGCCGAGTTGTGGGACATCGAAGGCAAGCGCTATATCGATTTCATCGCGGGCATTGGTGTTCTGAATGTCGGGCACCGTCATCCAAAAGTGCAGGCCGCGATCAAGGACCAGCTCGACAAGGTGGTTCACACCTGTTTCGGTGTTGCGCAATATGAACCTTATATTCAGCTGGCAGAGCGTCTGAATGCACTGGTGGGGAAACTTGGTGGCGGTGCTGCTTACAAGACCATGTTCATGAATACCGGTTCTGAAGCAACTGAACATGTCTGCAAGTTTGCCCGGCGTGTGACGGGCCGCCCTGGCCTCATCTCTTTTGAAGGCTCATTTCATGGCCGTACCCTGCTTGCCACAGCATTGACCGGCAAGGCGGTGCCGTACAAGACAGGGTTTGATCCGTTGCCGGGCTATGTGTTTCATGCACCGTATCCGAATGATTACAAGGGGTTGTCTGCACAAGGGGCGCTGAACTGCCTTGACCACATTTTTGAAACCTCTATTCGCCCGCAGGATGTCGCGGGCATCATTATTGAGCCCGTACAGGGTGAGGGGGGCTTTGTCGCGGCGCCCCCGGAATTCCTGAAAGGCCTGCGTGATAAGTGTACGGAACATGGTATCATGTTTATTGCAGACGAGGTTCAGACGGGCTTTGCCCGTACGGGCAAAATGTTTGCGACAGAACATTCAGGCGTTGAGCCGGATTTTCTGGTCTGTGCAAAATCAATCGCTGGCGGGTTGCCGCTTTCGGCCATTGTCGGCAAAGCTGACCTGTTTGACTCAATCCCTGATGGCGGCATGGGGTCAACCTATGGCGGCAATCCTGTCGCCTGTGCTGCCGCCATTGCCGTGCTTGATCTGATTGAAGAAGAAGGGTTGATAGAGCGGGCAGAAGCAATCGGCGCAAAAGTCGAAGCGCGCTGGCGCGAGATGCAGGCCGGATTTGGCAAGGGCATTTTCGGTGATGTGCGCCGCGTCGGTGCCATGGCTGCCGTGGAAATGGTCGAAGATGGCGACCCAGCCAAACCGAATACTGCCGTTGCAGGCGCGATCCAGAAAACAGCTCGCGACAAAGGCCTTATCACGCTGACAGCGGGCAAGAAAGCCAATGTCATCCGTACACATGTGCCCCTGATCACGTCTGATGCCCTGATTGATGAGGGGATGGATATTTTCGAAGCTGCTGCAAAAGAGGTCATCGGCTGA
- a CDS encoding IS5 family transposase produces MSWNETTRTYYDRSFLRYASDLTDDEWALIEPEIPLPNRMGRPRKWPMREIMNALLYIASTGCQWRMLPRDFPPFSTVQKYFYWWRDDRLLEKINHRLLFECREAHGRSPHPSAGVIDSQSVKTTESGGITGFDAGKNIKGRKRHILTDTEGFLVTALVHAADVQDRDGAPAVLMEARDKFPWLRHIFADGGYAGDKLKRKLKKVGPFRMEIIKRSDKMKGFKVLPRRWVVERTFAWLGRSRRLAKDWERCWTSAIAWLFMAHIRIATRRLARACFI; encoded by the coding sequence ATGAGTTGGAATGAAACCACCCGCACATATTATGACCGCAGTTTCCTGCGCTATGCAAGTGATCTGACGGACGACGAATGGGCTTTGATTGAACCTGAAATACCTCTTCCAAATCGGATGGGGCGTCCTCGCAAGTGGCCGATGCGGGAGATCATGAACGCCTTGTTGTATATCGCGTCTACTGGCTGCCAATGGCGCATGTTACCAAGGGATTTCCCGCCTTTTTCGACGGTTCAGAAATATTTTTATTGGTGGCGTGATGACAGATTGCTGGAAAAGATCAATCACCGCCTGCTGTTTGAATGCCGCGAAGCACACGGCAGAAGCCCACACCCCAGCGCAGGTGTGATCGATAGCCAGTCGGTTAAAACCACAGAAAGTGGCGGTATTACTGGCTTTGACGCGGGCAAAAATATAAAAGGCCGCAAGCGGCATATTCTGACGGATACGGAAGGCTTTCTGGTGACAGCACTTGTGCATGCCGCGGATGTACAGGATCGCGACGGCGCACCAGCGGTGTTGATGGAAGCGCGAGACAAATTTCCATGGCTTCGCCATATCTTTGCCGATGGTGGCTATGCGGGAGATAAGCTAAAGCGCAAACTTAAAAAAGTCGGTCCATTCCGGATGGAAATCATCAAGCGATCCGATAAAATGAAAGGCTTTAAAGTCCTGCCCCGGCGATGGGTCGTAGAACGCACATTCGCATGGTTAGGGCGATCACGCCGTCTCGCCAAGGATTGGGAACGATGCTGGACCTCAGCTATCGCATGGCTATTCATGGCTCACATCCGTATCGCAACAAGACGACTGGCAAGAGCATGTTTCATATGA
- the rpiA gene encoding ribose-5-phosphate isomerase RpiA: MSLDDQKKRAAIAAVDYVKDGMLLGLGTGSTAAHLVRALGEKVRAGLTVQAIPTSEETRELATKEGIELVAPAETTRIDLVIDGADEVDPRKDLIKGGGGALLREKIIASAGTQMIVIADGSKKVSQLGRFPLPVEIDRFSWPLTIQKIRAVLEEAGLAGVGLTLRPGPREAGGGVFRSDGGNYIVDISCARIPDARQLDEALQAIPGVIETGLFIDMADIVIFGTDDGVDIMD; encoded by the coding sequence ATGTCACTTGATGACCAGAAGAAGCGGGCGGCCATTGCTGCTGTGGACTATGTAAAAGACGGGATGCTGTTGGGGTTGGGCACAGGGTCCACCGCAGCGCATCTTGTCCGGGCGCTTGGCGAAAAGGTCAGAGCCGGGTTGACGGTTCAGGCGATCCCCACCTCAGAAGAGACACGGGAGCTGGCGACAAAAGAGGGCATAGAGCTTGTTGCCCCGGCTGAAACCACCCGGATTGACCTTGTGATAGATGGAGCAGATGAAGTTGATCCCCGTAAAGATCTTATCAAGGGCGGCGGCGGTGCGCTGCTGCGCGAAAAGATCATCGCGTCGGCCGGGACACAAATGATCGTCATTGCTGACGGCAGCAAGAAAGTTTCTCAACTGGGCAGGTTCCCTTTGCCGGTGGAGATTGATCGTTTCTCCTGGCCCCTCACAATTCAGAAGATTAGGGCTGTACTGGAAGAAGCTGGCCTTGCCGGGGTGGGCCTGACCTTGCGTCCCGGCCCGAGGGAAGCGGGTGGCGGTGTTTTCCGCAGCGATGGCGGTAATTATATCGTTGATATAAGCTGTGCACGTATTCCTGATGCGCGGCAACTGGATGAGGCCCTGCAGGCGATACCAGGCGTAATCGAAACGGGGTTGTTCATTGACATGGCTGATATTGTCATATTCGGTACGGATGATGGCGTAGATATAATGGATTGA
- a CDS encoding PH domain-containing protein, translating to MSYVQQTLAGDEEIILRARFNWTYSFWHVFFFILGFAPVAVFAWGQFAMGRSFEELQLGYYVSFFAVFLGCLILLLHMIHLWTTEIAITTYRFIFKTGLISRDTKEVSLGNIEEINLQQSIWGRVFGYGSMILRGTGVGVIELPNIDNPINVRKTMEDARANRRKGASTQSAMQETPAQTAAAEPAQRIEPAPIAPPAGGQAPVQAPAGATAPAKNPGLFGVLKASAAKEKARKDAKRKK from the coding sequence ATGAGTTATGTTCAACAGACACTGGCCGGGGACGAAGAAATCATATTGAGGGCCAGGTTCAACTGGACCTACTCCTTCTGGCATGTTTTCTTTTTCATCCTGGGCTTTGCGCCAGTGGCAGTTTTTGCCTGGGGTCAGTTCGCCATGGGGCGCAGCTTTGAAGAGCTGCAGCTCGGCTATTATGTCTCGTTTTTTGCTGTCTTTCTGGGCTGCCTGATCCTGCTTCTGCACATGATCCACCTGTGGACGACCGAGATTGCGATCACCACATACCGCTTTATTTTCAAGACCGGCCTTATTTCCAGAGATACCAAGGAAGTCAGCCTTGGCAACATTGAAGAAATCAATCTGCAACAATCCATCTGGGGCCGGGTGTTCGGCTATGGCAGCATGATCCTGCGGGGAACCGGCGTGGGCGTCATCGAGTTGCCCAATATCGACAACCCGATCAATGTGCGCAAAACCATGGAAGACGCCAGAGCGAACCGCCGTAAAGGCGCCTCCACACAAAGTGCCATGCAGGAAACACCTGCGCAGACTGCCGCTGCTGAACCTGCACAGCGTATTGAGCCTGCTCCCATCGCCCCGCCGGCAGGTGGACAGGCACCCGTTCAGGCACCTGCCGGAGCAACAGCCCCGGCGAAAAATCCCGGCCTGTTCGGTGTGCTGAAAGCCTCTGCGGCCAAGGAAAAGGCACGCAAGGACGCAAAACGGAAGAAATAG
- a CDS encoding fumarylacetoacetate hydrolase family protein: protein MSDFVFAPPAQIAVPVKGGGLFPVRRIFCVGKNYADHVKEMGGDPKDVPPVFFTKPADAVHTGGVMRFPLATDNLHYEGEMVVALKSGGAHIPEADAARHIFGYAAGCDLTRRDLQAVAKEKSGPWDIAKALDDGAVIGPISRYEENTLLNSGAINLSVNGETRQKSDLSLMIWSIPEIIARLSGLFTLKAGDLIYTGTPEGVGPLVTGDMCRVEVDGLEPVEFNMVAR, encoded by the coding sequence ATGAGTGACTTTGTTTTTGCGCCGCCCGCACAAATCGCGGTGCCGGTAAAGGGGGGCGGCTTGTTTCCGGTGCGCCGCATCTTCTGCGTCGGTAAAAATTATGCAGATCACGTGAAGGAAATGGGCGGAGACCCGAAGGACGTGCCGCCGGTTTTTTTTACCAAGCCGGCAGATGCGGTTCATACAGGCGGTGTGATGCGTTTTCCTCTTGCGACAGATAATCTGCATTATGAGGGCGAGATGGTTGTTGCCCTGAAAAGTGGTGGTGCACATATTCCAGAAGCTGACGCGGCACGTCATATTTTCGGTTATGCTGCCGGGTGTGATCTGACCCGTCGCGACTTGCAGGCAGTTGCAAAAGAAAAGTCTGGTCCCTGGGATATCGCCAAGGCGCTCGACGATGGTGCTGTGATTGGCCCAATCAGTCGATACGAAGAAAACACGTTGCTGAATAGTGGTGCTATAAACCTTTCAGTAAACGGAGAAACAAGGCAAAAGTCTGACCTGTCGCTGATGATCTGGAGCATCCCGGAGATCATTGCCCGCCTGTCTGGCCTGTTCACACTCAAGGCAGGTGACCTGATTTACACAGGGACACCAGAAGGAGTGGGGCCGCTGGTCACAGGGGATATGTGCCGCGTCGAAGTGGATGGCCTTGAGCCGGTAGAGTTCAACATGGTCGCGCGATAG
- a CDS encoding isopenicillin N synthase family oxygenase codes for MTRYTTVPELSLASYTHGDAAARAAFADALYEGFRYFGFIILRDHGISEDLLNRAYRASENFFALPEAEKMKCDSGVGGQRGYTAFGREHAKGSSASDLKEFWHVGREFSAGDALADIYPPNMWPTQPTDFRQAFLALYDALEETGHVMLEALAPSLGLDADYFRKLAVNGNSILRLLHYPPVPDGAEPGAMRAAAHEDINLITLLVAASSAGLELLDRDGNWLPVEGSRNAIIVDAGDMLARITNNHIPATTHRVVNPEGPNISRYSMPFFMHPRADAVLSCIENCRDGTEAPDIVADDFLQQRLREIGLTG; via the coding sequence ATGACCCGATACACAACCGTGCCCGAACTCAGCCTTGCCAGCTACACGCATGGCGATGCAGCCGCGCGGGCAGCCTTCGCCGACGCCTTATATGAGGGCTTTCGGTATTTCGGCTTCATTATCCTGCGGGACCACGGGATCAGTGAAGATCTGTTGAACAGGGCCTATCGGGCGAGCGAAAACTTTTTTGCTCTGCCTGAAGCAGAGAAGATGAAATGTGATTCCGGCGTCGGCGGGCAGCGCGGCTATACAGCTTTTGGCCGGGAACATGCCAAGGGCTCTTCAGCCTCTGACCTCAAGGAATTCTGGCATGTGGGGCGGGAATTTTCCGCAGGCGATGCGCTTGCCGATATCTATCCACCGAATATGTGGCCGACGCAGCCGACGGACTTCCGGCAGGCATTTCTTGCACTTTACGATGCGCTTGAAGAAACAGGGCACGTGATGCTGGAAGCGCTTGCGCCCTCCCTCGGGCTGGATGCGGATTATTTCCGCAAACTGGCCGTGAACGGCAATTCCATTTTGCGACTGCTGCACTATCCACCAGTGCCGGATGGCGCTGAACCTGGCGCAATGCGCGCTGCCGCACATGAAGATATCAACCTTATTACCCTGTTGGTCGCCGCATCCTCTGCTGGTCTGGAATTACTGGACCGAGATGGCAACTGGCTGCCGGTCGAGGGCAGTCGCAATGCGATTATTGTTGATGCTGGCGACATGCTGGCACGGATTACCAACAATCATATCCCCGCCACGACGCACCGCGTGGTCAACCCCGAGGGGCCGAATATCTCGCGCTATTCAATGCCGTTTTTTATGCATCCGCGCGCCGATGCCGTCTTGTCCTGTATCGAGAACTGTCGTGACGGCACCGAAGCGCCCGACATTGTGGCCGATGATTTTCTGCAGCAGCGGCTAAGGGAAATTGGACTGACCGGCTAG
- a CDS encoding GAF domain-containing protein yields MSERQAQADMQATIQTGKEETYARLTREIVSVLEGESNNIARMATVSCLLHEAFPDRIWTGFYIVDPMKPEELVVGPYQGTLGCLRIPFGKGVCGTAAAERATQVVDDVHDFPGHIACDSRSVSEIVVPVCNCDGDLIAVLDIDSDKPAMFDQTDRTALEELIEAIFG; encoded by the coding sequence ATGTCTGAGAGACAAGCACAGGCAGATATGCAGGCCACAATACAGACCGGCAAGGAAGAAACCTACGCCCGCCTCACGCGAGAAATCGTCTCTGTACTGGAGGGGGAGAGCAACAATATTGCCCGCATGGCAACAGTTTCCTGTTTGCTGCATGAGGCGTTTCCCGATCGCATCTGGACGGGTTTCTACATTGTGGACCCGATGAAACCAGAAGAGTTGGTCGTTGGGCCGTATCAGGGAACGCTTGGGTGTCTGCGCATCCCTTTTGGCAAAGGCGTCTGCGGTACAGCCGCCGCTGAACGTGCCACGCAAGTGGTGGATGATGTGCACGATTTTCCGGGCCATATCGCCTGCGACAGCCGCTCGGTCAGTGAGATTGTAGTGCCCGTATGCAACTGTGACGGTGATCTAATCGCTGTGCTGGATATCGATTCAGACAAGCCAGCAATGTTTGACCAGACTGACAGGACAGCCCTGGAAGAGTTGATAGAGGCTATCTTTGGCTGA
- a CDS encoding helix-turn-helix domain-containing protein: protein MKEYAVIFLGAWRAHKDLTVEELGRRAGLDAKNVTALEKSTSDYSPEDIARLSKALGIEPYKLFIHPAVQFDNKPSFDGVTADTMATLLQLYIPDAVSRLKDQEALERLFADDLPEDYWHVQGEKMIELLGFLRSCREDRPAALRALFSSLETDSLPPHNPD from the coding sequence ATGAAAGAATACGCAGTCATTTTTCTGGGTGCCTGGCGGGCACATAAAGACCTGACAGTTGAAGAGCTGGGCCGTCGGGCTGGTCTGGACGCCAAGAATGTTACAGCACTGGAAAAAAGTACGTCTGATTACAGCCCCGAGGACATTGCGCGCCTGTCAAAAGCACTGGGTATTGAGCCGTACAAGCTCTTTATTCACCCGGCTGTGCAGTTCGACAACAAGCCCTCTTTTGACGGCGTAACAGCCGATACGATGGCAACGCTGCTGCAACTTTACATCCCTGATGCAGTATCAAGGCTGAAGGATCAGGAAGCGCTTGAACGATTGTTTGCAGATGACCTGCCGGAGGATTACTGGCACGTACAGGGAGAGAAGATGATCGAACTGCTTGGCTTCCTCAGGTCTTGTCGAGAGGATCGTCCTGCGGCTCTGCGGGCGCTGTTTTCGTCGCTAGAGACTGACTCTCTGCCTCCGCATAATCCTGATTGA